A window from Saccharomyces eubayanus strain FM1318 chromosome XIV, whole genome shotgun sequence encodes these proteins:
- a CDS encoding PEP1-like protein: MILIHKLYAILTLLLFPLINAEGFSPRVTKTISEHSIGLWSFDDSNTLLRTQGDSLAISFDAGEKWEKIKDIEENVNWVYMDPFNRHDRAIATPMHGSYFYMTDDQGKSWKLITIEDSEEESPAINCDLATHPTNKQYLIVRCSYYKEGEGGDDGSNIESRCFDKTYGSSDGGKSFSEIKSSLKSNEKYPLSITRCDFIKSSKDSDLGSNDASIICLYRNSGFPEGEYGDYGITITESQLFLTTDWGKSVKEFDQFKDKAVGSYDVLKSHVVILTQGDRYNKMSSMDIWISNDLSTFQLAHLPTQLRHTVQGQIYEDSIGRIIVPISRETNDKEDDKSITSKILISDSQGLKFTPFEWTNNEQFGHTNLAQPDFLKGTMIGSFSPSFSDHDGKGKEQRSNKKAKISVDNGATWANLKVVDPENADSFGCDITDPENCS; encoded by the coding sequence ATGATACTCATTCATAAACTATATGCCATTTTGACATTACTACTCTTTCCCTTGATCAATGCGGAGGGATTTTCCCCCAGAGTAACAAAGACTATTTCGGAACATTCGATCGGTTTATGGAGTTTTGATGATTCTAACACTCTACTTAGAACGCAAGGTGATTCCTTGGCCATTAGTTTTGATGCTGGGGAAAAATGggaaaagatcaaagacATTGAAGAGAATGTCAATTGGGTATATATGGACCCCTTTAATAGACACGACAGAGCAATTGCAACTCCAATGCACGGATCATACTTCTACATGACCGATGATCAAGGTAAATCGTGGAAACTTATAACCATAGAGGATTCTGAAGAGGAATCACCAGCTATTAATTGTGATTTAGCTACCCATCCcacaaacaaacaatatCTTATTGTAAGATGTAGCTACTATAAAGAAGGAGAAGGTGGAGACGACGGCTCAAATATAGAATCGCGTTGTTTTGATAAAACTTACGGATCAAGTGACGGTGGGAAGTCCTTTTCTGAGATCAAATCTTCCTTAAAGAGTAACGAGAAATACCCTCTTAGCATCACTCGTTGTGACTTCATCAAATCTAGCAAAGATTCTGATTTGGGGAGTAATGATGCCTCAATAATTTGTCTTTACCGAAATTCTGGTTTCCCTGAAGGTGAGTACGGTGATTACGGAATTACTATTACCGAGTCGCAACTGTTTTTAACTACTGATTGGGGTAAATCGGTCAAAGAATTCGATCAATTTAAAGATAAAGCCGTTGGTTCATACGATGTGTTGAAGTCTCACGTCGTCATCTTAACCCAAGGTGATAGATACAATAAGATGTCCTCTATGGATATTTGGATATCTAATGATCTGTCAACTTTCCAACTGGCTCATCTGCCTACCCAACTAAGACACACAGTCCAAGGACAGATATATGAAGACTCTATCGGAAGAATCATCGTACCTATATCTAGAGAAACgaatgataaagaagacgACAAATCCATCACgtcaaaaattttaatCTCCGATTCTCAGGGTTTAAAGTTCACTCCCTTTGAATGGACCAATAATGAACAGTTTGGACATACTAATCTTGCCCAACCTGATTTCTTAAAGGGAACAATGATTGGATCGTTTTCCCCTTCATTTAGCGATCACGATGGAAAAGGCAAGGAACAGAGaagtaataaaaaagccaaaataTCCGTTGATAATGGTGCGACATGGGCAAATTTGAAAGTTGTTGATCCAGAGAATGCAGATTCATTTGGCTGTGATATTACCGATCCCGAGAATTGCTC